One genomic segment of Deinococcus cellulosilyticus NBRC 106333 = KACC 11606 includes these proteins:
- a CDS encoding TrkH family potassium uptake protein, producing the protein MRKNPRPLNPFQMIALTFLFGLVIGTVLLSMPFSAAPGKEVTFLQALFTATSALCITGLAVLDTASTFSVWGELVIMVLIQIGGLGILTFGTAFAVFAGRRMGVQERLNLATQLGGVNAGEVKHILVQIFRFVMVIELAGTLLLYIHFLPLEGPVGGLYYAAFHAVSAFNNAGFALYPDSLMRFVDDKYVNLVISALVILGSMGFLVMASLLLHLQKPRQHRLDLNAWISIWTSVFLLLLGFFTITALEWNNPATLGKLHWSDRIMAGFFHSVAPRSIGFNTVDYGLMHHGTLLITIMLMFVGANPGSTGGGIKTTTFFVLITSVWSMLRGRGEMVAFKRRIEQDIVMRAGVVAVMSLSIIVFALFLLTITEQENMAQGKLTLLQIIFETFSAFCTVGLSMNATGQFSDAGKIILAFLMYVGRIGPLTFAIALSTRSTKGVIHYPADRNIQIG; encoded by the coding sequence ATGCGCAAGAATCCCAGACCCCTGAACCCTTTTCAGATGATTGCCCTGACGTTCCTGTTCGGACTGGTCATTGGCACGGTGCTGCTGTCGATGCCTTTCAGTGCAGCGCCTGGCAAGGAAGTCACCTTTTTACAGGCCCTCTTTACAGCCACCAGTGCATTGTGCATCACTGGACTCGCCGTTCTGGACACGGCCAGCACCTTCAGTGTGTGGGGGGAACTGGTGATCATGGTGCTGATCCAGATCGGAGGACTGGGCATCCTGACCTTCGGGACAGCCTTTGCTGTTTTTGCCGGGCGGCGCATGGGCGTGCAGGAACGCCTGAACCTCGCCACCCAGCTTGGGGGCGTCAATGCAGGTGAGGTCAAACACATTCTGGTGCAGATCTTCCGCTTCGTGATGGTGATTGAACTGGCAGGCACATTGCTTTTGTACATCCACTTTCTGCCCCTCGAAGGTCCTGTGGGAGGGCTGTATTACGCAGCTTTTCATGCAGTGAGTGCCTTCAATAACGCGGGTTTTGCCCTGTACCCCGACAGCCTGATGCGATTTGTGGATGACAAGTACGTGAATCTGGTGATTTCTGCCCTGGTCATTCTGGGCAGCATGGGGTTTCTGGTGATGGCCTCCCTGCTGCTGCACCTTCAGAAGCCCAGACAGCACCGCCTGGACCTGAACGCCTGGATTTCCATCTGGACGTCGGTTTTCCTGCTCTTGCTGGGGTTTTTCACCATCACAGCACTGGAGTGGAACAATCCAGCAACCCTGGGGAAACTGCACTGGTCAGACCGCATCATGGCAGGGTTCTTTCACTCCGTTGCACCCAGATCAATCGGGTTCAACACCGTGGATTACGGCCTGATGCACCATGGGACCCTGCTCATCACCATCATGCTGATGTTCGTGGGGGCCAATCCGGGGTCCACCGGGGGGGGCATCAAGACCACCACCTTTTTTGTGTTGATCACCAGCGTCTGGAGCATGCTGAGGGGCAGGGGGGAAATGGTCGCCTTCAAACGGCGCATCGAACAGGACATCGTGATGCGGGCGGGCGTGGTTGCGGTGATGTCCCTGAGCATCATCGTTTTCGCCCTGTTTTTGCTGACCATCACCGAGCAGGAGAACATGGCCCAGGGAAAACTGACCCTGCTGCAAATCATCTTCGAGACCTTCAGTGCCTTTTGCACGGTGGGCCTGAGCATGAATGCCACAGGACAGTTCTCGGATGCCGGAAAAATCATTCTGGCTTTTCTGATGTACGTGGGGAGGATCGGGCCCCTCACCTTCGCCATTGCCCTCAGCACCCGTTCCACCAAAGGCGTCATCCATTATCCTGCAGACCGCAACATCCAGATCGGCTAG
- a CDS encoding potassium channel family protein, which translates to MRKHQFLVIGLGRFGTAVATTLYQLGHEVVAIDEHEENVQRVMNHVTHVAMLDATDERALSALGIQDFDVVIVAIGADVKANILTTVAAKSAGAKYVVSKAVDDMTRRVLEKVGADLVVRPEHDMGVRLARKLVRPHSFDDIDLGTDYAIAEVTATGRIEGTLKDLNLTNRFGVQVIALKTGSQVRISPKADDRVVAHDTLVVVGTLESVERLISYTEDT; encoded by the coding sequence ATGAGAAAACATCAATTTCTGGTCATCGGACTGGGCCGATTTGGGACCGCTGTGGCAACCACCCTGTACCAGCTCGGACATGAAGTGGTCGCCATCGATGAGCATGAAGAAAACGTGCAGAGGGTCATGAACCACGTCACCCATGTCGCCATGCTGGATGCCACCGACGAGCGCGCCCTCTCTGCACTGGGCATTCAGGATTTCGACGTGGTCATTGTGGCCATTGGGGCAGATGTGAAAGCCAACATCCTCACCACCGTGGCCGCCAAGAGCGCCGGAGCCAAATACGTGGTCAGCAAGGCCGTGGACGACATGACCCGACGGGTGCTGGAGAAAGTGGGGGCAGACCTCGTGGTGCGCCCCGAACACGACATGGGGGTGCGTCTGGCCCGCAAACTGGTCCGGCCCCACAGCTTTGATGACATCGACCTGGGCACCGATTACGCCATTGCAGAGGTCACCGCCACCGGGCGCATCGAGGGCACTTTAAAGGACCTGAACCTCACCAACCGTTTCGGGGTGCAGGTGATCGCCCTGAAAACCGGCAGTCAGGTGCGCATCTCTCCGAAGGCCGATGACCGGGTGGTGGCCCACGACACCCTGGTGGTGGTGGGCACCCTGGAGAGCGTGGAACGCCTGATCAGTTACACCGAGGACACCTGA
- a CDS encoding carboxypeptidase-like regulatory domain-containing protein, whose protein sequence is MKKTLAITLSTLLFSAGAALAQQSVTVSGVVLGTGGKPIPKAKVIVRPALTTGQVDVRTNANGKYEAAVLPRLPYRAYANAEFKYLGKTYCLRVAPEKSEGYEVFTPTKNLVRNFKLKLSGEIEDLENGFWGGEIRLFRRDVEQGDTAELTFTPQGPLIDGSTGKVLRKTEDEYLMVYDIPIGRYKVSGVLRKANGSKIPLLLSNNDDQYQNEALFEFKPSGCSVATHGIERGFLYYKPVTSAEPQP, encoded by the coding sequence ATGAAAAAAACCCTTGCAATCACCCTTTCCACCCTGCTCTTCTCTGCAGGTGCCGCCCTTGCCCAGCAGTCTGTCACCGTCAGTGGTGTGGTTCTGGGCACAGGCGGCAAACCCATTCCGAAAGCAAAAGTGATCGTCCGTCCTGCCCTCACCACCGGACAGGTGGATGTGCGCACCAATGCGAATGGCAAGTACGAGGCTGCAGTGCTGCCCAGACTGCCTTACCGCGCTTACGCCAACGCAGAATTCAAGTACCTCGGGAAAACCTACTGCCTGCGGGTCGCACCAGAAAAAAGCGAAGGTTACGAGGTGTTCACACCCACCAAAAACCTGGTGCGCAACTTCAAGTTGAAACTCTCCGGAGAAATCGAAGACCTCGAAAATGGCTTCTGGGGAGGGGAGATCCGGTTGTTCCGTCGGGATGTGGAGCAGGGAGACACCGCAGAACTGACCTTCACACCGCAAGGTCCACTGATTGACGGCAGCACCGGAAAGGTCCTGCGCAAAACAGAAGACGAATACCTGATGGTCTACGACATCCCCATCGGGCGCTACAAGGTCAGTGGGGTGCTGAGGAAAGCCAATGGCAGCAAAATCCCCCTCCTGCTCAGCAACAACGACGACCAGTACCAGAACGAGGCCCTCTTTGAATTCAAGCCTTCCGGGTGCAGTGTCGCCACACACGGCATTGAACGGGGATTTCTGTACTACAAACCCGTCACCAGTGCCGAACCCCAGCCCTGA
- a CDS encoding SRPBCC domain-containing protein, with the protein MTQTAKNPINSRIENGKVLVLDRVFKAPRDLVFEAFTTAEHLSKWWGPRGWDMPHCTVDLRPGGKWHYCMKCVDPNQGQFYGMESWGLGVYQEIEAPARLVYTDHFSDAQATINENMPATLSTLTFEEVEGGTKVTTRAEYDTEEALKTVMDMGMLQGITETWDRLAEHLAAAQD; encoded by the coding sequence ATGACCCAGACTGCAAAAAACCCCATCAACTCCCGCATTGAAAACGGCAAAGTTCTCGTTCTGGACCGCGTGTTCAAAGCCCCCCGCGATCTCGTTTTTGAAGCCTTCACCACCGCAGAACACCTCAGCAAATGGTGGGGCCCCCGGGGATGGGACATGCCCCACTGCACCGTCGACCTGCGCCCCGGCGGCAAATGGCACTACTGCATGAAATGCGTGGACCCCAACCAGGGCCAGTTCTACGGCATGGAATCCTGGGGTCTGGGGGTGTACCAGGAGATTGAAGCCCCGGCGCGTCTGGTCTACACTGACCACTTCTCTGACGCTCAGGCCACCATCAATGAGAACATGCCCGCCACCCTCTCCACCCTGACCTTTGAAGAGGTGGAAGGCGGAACAAAAGTCACCACCCGCGCCGAATACGACACCGAAGAGGCCCTGAAGACCGTGATGGACATGGGCATGCTGCAAGGCATCACCGAAACCTGGGACCGTCTGGCCGAACACCTGGCCGCAGCGCAGGACTGA
- a CDS encoding ArsR/SmtB family transcription factor yields MIEQPLTVGEIATRLDIRQPQASKHLRVLSDAGLIEVEAVANKRVCTLRAAPFQELDQWLSTYRKLWEERYDRLDDYLQKLQQERKEKTESQTPTEDQNSNPDRRKP; encoded by the coding sequence CTGATCGAGCAGCCCCTCACCGTTGGCGAAATTGCCACCCGGCTGGACATCCGGCAACCCCAGGCGTCCAAGCACCTGCGTGTGCTCAGCGATGCTGGACTCATCGAAGTCGAAGCCGTGGCCAACAAACGCGTCTGCACCCTGCGGGCTGCACCCTTTCAGGAACTCGACCAGTGGCTCAGCACCTACCGCAAGCTCTGGGAAGAACGTTACGACCGCCTGGACGACTACCTGCAAAAGCTTCAACAAGAGCGCAAAGAAAAAACCGAATCCCAGACCCCCACCGAAGACCAGAATTCCAACCCTGACAGGAGAAAACCATGA
- a CDS encoding Na/Pi cotransporter family protein translates to MFLLLTGLALFLYGVSLAGSSLQALLGKGMRRMLARVTRSTFGAALVGTVVTAVAQSGTMITVLTVEFVNAGILRLRQALVVALAAGIGGTLTVQLLALDLENIQYPLIGASLLLSSKRILDGKLGQTLLGFGLLFLGLDLLMESLEPLKNNSLAQQIIALLADHPLTLTLFGVFLAAVLLQSSNATATLGLAFLSGGLISEVQSIALIVGANIGTTVSAVTASLNSNVDARRAAIGHLILKILFGAVVVVFAGQVAGWISSFSSGGQRFVANMHTLFNVLVLLAVIPFLTPIVRLLERFIPTPPDPHAPKHLDLEKSVRDPELLYGLALRETVHIAERTEHLYATAILRLQGKDVQAEVESGEKHVDRLVNTVVITLGRLTGKVEESRLSALLLAVNELEAIADLCKRLVRQPRKLERRGYRFSSEGEQELLESAQELREHMVRCVTSLSERRNLVQNEEAFEKKLIAQRVNHLHRLSEKSDSRESSSIHLDVMTVLEQIHSGFNRVARLSEEI, encoded by the coding sequence ATGTTTCTTCTGCTCACTGGACTTGCACTTTTTCTTTATGGGGTTTCACTGGCCGGCAGCAGCCTTCAGGCCCTGCTGGGCAAGGGCATGCGGCGCATGCTGGCCCGGGTGACCCGTTCAACCTTTGGTGCAGCACTGGTGGGAACGGTGGTCACGGCGGTGGCCCAGTCAGGCACCATGATCACGGTGCTGACCGTGGAGTTCGTCAATGCAGGAATCCTGCGCCTCAGGCAGGCCCTGGTTGTTGCTCTGGCTGCTGGAATTGGCGGGACCCTCACCGTACAGTTGCTGGCTCTGGACCTGGAAAACATCCAGTACCCGCTGATCGGTGCCAGCCTGCTGCTGAGCAGCAAACGCATTCTGGACGGCAAACTTGGGCAGACCCTGCTGGGTTTCGGCCTGCTTTTTCTGGGTCTGGACCTGTTGATGGAGTCCCTGGAGCCCCTGAAAAACAATTCGCTGGCCCAGCAGATCATCGCCCTGCTGGCAGACCATCCCCTCACCCTGACCCTGTTTGGGGTGTTCCTTGCAGCGGTCCTTTTGCAGAGCAGCAATGCCACCGCAACCCTGGGCCTTGCCTTCCTGAGTGGCGGCCTCATCAGCGAGGTCCAGAGCATCGCTCTGATTGTTGGGGCCAACATCGGAACCACCGTTTCTGCAGTGACTGCGAGCCTCAACAGCAACGTGGATGCACGGAGGGCCGCCATCGGGCACCTGATTTTGAAGATCCTCTTTGGGGCTGTGGTGGTGGTCTTTGCCGGTCAGGTGGCAGGCTGGATTTCCTCCTTCAGTTCTGGTGGGCAGCGCTTTGTGGCAAACATGCACACCCTGTTCAACGTGCTGGTGCTGCTGGCGGTGATTCCCTTCCTGACCCCCATTGTGAGGCTGCTGGAGCGTTTCATTCCCACCCCACCTGACCCCCACGCCCCGAAGCACCTCGATCTGGAGAAGTCTGTGCGGGACCCGGAACTGCTGTACGGTCTGGCCCTGCGTGAAACGGTTCACATCGCAGAACGCACCGAGCACCTGTATGCCACGGCCATCTTGCGTTTGCAGGGCAAAGACGTGCAAGCAGAGGTGGAGTCTGGAGAGAAGCATGTGGACCGACTGGTCAACACCGTGGTCATCACCCTGGGCCGCCTGACGGGCAAAGTGGAGGAATCCCGGCTGTCTGCCCTGCTGCTGGCCGTCAATGAACTGGAAGCCATTGCTGACCTGTGCAAGCGTCTGGTGCGGCAACCCCGCAAGCTGGAACGGCGCGGATACCGGTTTTCCAGTGAGGGAGAGCAGGAACTGCTGGAGAGTGCGCAGGAGCTCCGGGAACACATGGTGCGCTGTGTGACTTCCCTCAGCGAAAGGCGCAATCTGGTCCAGAACGAGGAGGCATTTGAGAAGAAGCTGATTGCCCAGCGTGTGAACCACCTGCACAGGCTTTCAGAGAAGAGTGACTCCAGAGAATCCAGCAGCATCCACCTGGATGTGATGACTGTGCTGGAGCAGATTCACAGTGGGTTCAATCGGGTGGCCAGGCTCTCTGAGGAGATCTGA
- a CDS encoding response regulator transcription factor, with translation MKTIMLLGECSTNTLKLQLYFDGQQERTLLYSAPDLNMLQLNPDALVLEVQERFDLRHWLPRLRMRWNVPILLLASRLDREQVVELLDLGADDCIYKPAEPREVRAHLNALWRRYPLLNPSQPT, from the coding sequence GTGAAAACCATAATGCTGCTGGGGGAATGCTCGACCAACACCCTGAAACTCCAACTTTATTTTGATGGGCAGCAAGAGCGAACCCTGCTGTACAGCGCTCCTGACCTGAACATGCTGCAGTTGAATCCAGACGCACTGGTGCTGGAGGTGCAGGAACGTTTTGATTTGCGGCACTGGCTCCCGAGGCTCAGGATGCGCTGGAATGTGCCAATCCTGCTGCTGGCCTCCAGACTGGACCGGGAGCAGGTGGTGGAACTGCTGGATCTGGGTGCAGACGACTGCATTTACAAGCCTGCAGAACCCCGCGAAGTGCGGGCCCACCTGAATGCCCTGTGGCGCAGGTACCCCCTGCTGAACCCCTCGCAACCTACCTGA
- a CDS encoding ExeM/NucH family extracellular endonuclease gives MKNILMLGALLLVGCNAALPAPVVPPVTAKPNHLFEVEFERVGTQTPEARVQQVASGVSKQALNSVESGISFKKLSVQTFSVESQNKRYVQASFQVTNNTGRTLNDLTFIPVDTDDTDGDSSNNASQPTIRSTTFKNIYYFDRSDAAARAEDLTPVYPQIYRPALDQVEDDTTASPLRQELDLSPLNISAPAGLSVAGVRDYGWQINGAIPNGETGVVTFAVSYDMDADATKDPFGFTLLVSFADDPDQASITRIHTIQGSTGSGEAASPLNGQVVTIDGVVTADFQASNELNGFFVQEQADHADSDPTTSEGIFVYCNTTCADVSVGNRVQVTGTVTEFNTLTEITSVTGVVKLGSNTTLPAATPITLPVSSINDWERYEGMRLTVSGVVTDNYLLGRGGSVKLADARIPNYTQVNEPTASGYTSFLDDMKRRIITIDDGMMGQNPEPVKLARGGQTLSASNTLRGGDTGTVTGVLSYSYDGWNGSTDSYRIHATNSTFTGPARPTAPGNLGGTLKVASMNVLNYFNGNGAGGGFPTSRGAESISEYNKQKAKIVEALVGLDADVIGLLEIENDYSSANPAIQELVNAVNSHPGVNGTYTYVNPVSKVGTDEISVGMIYRNTVTPVGQFAVLDSSFNPLYVDTKNRPTWARSFQDNTTGGIFTVVQAHLKSKGSECGAGDDDTTTGQGNCNKTRTDAATVLMDWLAGQPTGVSDNDVILMGDLNAYMKEDPIQAILKGSDDTAATGDDFQSLFDQNSYSYQFGSQWGSLDHGIASGSLAAQVSGAEKWHINSDEPTVLDYNENFKTPTQITTFYAADAYRSSDHDPLKVGLNLNADVAPAASFDLRTSSSNVDVTVGNSGTVYVGVLGSNYAAPVMLSASVSGGTGITVSYPSDPIISGEASEAVQIDVPAGTPDGTYTVTLTGMGIPAGTSDTATFTITVSGNTPVGPTPWINEIHYDNSGGDVGEFIEVIVPSGYSATGLKVELYNGGNLSMYDSDPLVLVGTHNGYSIYRVDYPADGIQNGGSDGMALCSGTTLIQFLSYEGTLTPTSGCASGVTSTDIGVAEISTTLTGSSLQLTGTGNKYSDFTWTGPTASTTGAVNTGQTLN, from the coding sequence ATGAAAAACATCCTGATGCTGGGTGCACTCCTGCTGGTGGGCTGCAATGCTGCCCTGCCCGCTCCAGTTGTTCCCCCTGTCACGGCAAAACCCAATCACCTGTTCGAGGTGGAATTTGAACGGGTGGGCACCCAGACCCCCGAAGCCCGCGTGCAGCAGGTGGCTTCAGGGGTCAGCAAGCAGGCCCTGAACAGTGTGGAGTCTGGGATCAGCTTCAAGAAGCTCAGCGTGCAGACCTTCTCGGTGGAAAGCCAGAACAAACGTTACGTGCAGGCCAGCTTTCAGGTGACCAACAACACCGGACGCACCCTGAATGACCTGACTTTCATCCCTGTGGACACCGACGACACCGATGGAGACAGCAGCAACAATGCTTCGCAGCCCACCATTCGCTCCACCACCTTCAAAAACATCTATTATTTTGACCGCAGTGACGCTGCTGCACGGGCAGAAGACCTGACCCCCGTATACCCCCAGATTTACCGCCCTGCCCTTGATCAGGTAGAAGACGACACCACAGCAAGCCCCCTCAGGCAGGAACTTGACCTGTCCCCCCTCAACATCAGCGCTCCAGCAGGCCTCTCGGTGGCCGGAGTGCGGGATTACGGCTGGCAAATCAACGGGGCCATTCCCAATGGTGAGACAGGCGTGGTGACTTTCGCAGTCAGTTATGACATGGACGCGGACGCCACCAAAGATCCCTTTGGATTCACCCTGCTGGTGTCTTTTGCCGATGACCCCGACCAGGCCAGCATCACCCGCATCCACACCATTCAGGGTTCCACAGGCAGTGGGGAGGCAGCCAGCCCGCTGAATGGACAGGTGGTGACCATCGATGGTGTGGTGACCGCAGACTTCCAGGCCAGCAATGAACTGAATGGTTTCTTTGTGCAGGAGCAGGCGGACCATGCAGACAGCGATCCCACCACCAGTGAGGGCATTTTCGTTTACTGCAACACCACCTGTGCTGATGTCTCGGTGGGGAACCGCGTGCAGGTCACGGGCACCGTCACCGAGTTCAACACCCTCACCGAAATCACCTCGGTCACCGGTGTGGTGAAACTTGGCAGCAACACCACCCTGCCTGCTGCCACCCCCATCACCCTTCCGGTCAGCTCCATCAACGACTGGGAGCGTTACGAGGGCATGAGGCTCACCGTAAGCGGCGTGGTGACCGACAATTACCTGCTGGGACGTGGCGGCTCTGTGAAACTCGCGGATGCCCGCATCCCCAATTACACCCAGGTGAATGAACCCACGGCCTCTGGCTACACCAGCTTCCTGGACGACATGAAGCGCCGAATCATCACCATTGATGACGGCATGATGGGCCAGAACCCCGAGCCCGTCAAACTTGCCAGAGGCGGCCAGACCCTCAGTGCCAGCAACACCCTGCGTGGAGGCGACACGGGCACGGTCACCGGGGTCCTGAGCTACAGCTATGACGGCTGGAATGGCTCCACCGACAGCTACCGCATTCATGCCACGAACAGCACCTTCACTGGGCCTGCCCGCCCCACTGCTCCCGGCAACCTCGGAGGCACCCTGAAGGTGGCCAGCATGAACGTGCTGAACTACTTCAATGGGAACGGTGCAGGAGGCGGATTCCCCACCTCCCGTGGCGCGGAATCCATCAGCGAGTACAACAAACAGAAAGCCAAGATCGTTGAGGCACTCGTCGGTCTGGATGCTGACGTGATTGGCCTGCTGGAAATCGAAAACGACTACAGCAGTGCAAACCCTGCCATTCAGGAACTGGTGAATGCTGTGAACAGCCACCCCGGGGTCAATGGCACCTACACCTACGTGAACCCCGTGTCCAAAGTGGGCACCGACGAGATCTCTGTGGGCATGATCTACCGCAACACCGTCACCCCCGTGGGACAGTTCGCCGTTCTGGACAGCAGCTTCAACCCCCTCTATGTGGACACCAAGAACCGTCCCACCTGGGCGAGGTCCTTCCAGGACAACACCACCGGAGGCATCTTCACTGTGGTTCAGGCCCACCTGAAATCCAAGGGTTCAGAGTGCGGGGCCGGAGACGATGACACCACCACCGGACAGGGCAACTGCAACAAGACCCGCACCGACGCTGCAACAGTGCTGATGGACTGGCTTGCCGGGCAACCCACCGGAGTCAGTGATAACGACGTCATCCTGATGGGCGACCTGAACGCCTACATGAAAGAGGACCCCATTCAGGCCATCCTGAAGGGTTCTGACGACACCGCAGCCACCGGAGACGACTTCCAGAGCCTCTTTGACCAGAACTCCTACAGCTACCAGTTCGGCTCCCAGTGGGGAAGTCTGGACCACGGAATTGCTTCGGGCAGTCTGGCCGCCCAGGTGTCCGGCGCAGAAAAATGGCACATCAACAGTGATGAGCCCACCGTGCTGGACTACAACGAGAACTTCAAAACCCCCACCCAGATCACCACGTTCTATGCTGCAGATGCCTACCGTTCCAGTGACCATGACCCCCTCAAAGTCGGCCTGAACCTGAACGCAGACGTTGCACCTGCCGCCAGCTTTGACCTGCGGACCTCCAGCAGCAATGTCGATGTGACCGTGGGCAACTCTGGAACCGTGTACGTGGGTGTGCTGGGGTCCAACTACGCTGCACCTGTGATGCTCTCCGCGAGTGTCTCAGGAGGCACAGGCATCACTGTGTCCTACCCCAGTGACCCCATCATCAGTGGTGAGGCCAGTGAAGCGGTGCAGATCGACGTGCCAGCGGGCACCCCTGATGGCACCTACACGGTGACGCTCACCGGAATGGGCATTCCTGCCGGGACCAGTGACACCGCCACTTTCACCATCACTGTGAGCGGCAACACCCCCGTGGGACCCACCCCCTGGATCAACGAGATTCACTACGACAACTCAGGGGGGGATGTTGGAGAATTCATTGAAGTGATTGTGCCCTCCGGCTACAGTGCCACTGGCCTGAAAGTGGAACTGTACAACGGTGGCAACCTTTCGATGTATGACTCTGACCCGCTGGTTCTGGTTGGGACCCACAACGGGTACTCCATTTACCGGGTGGACTATCCTGCTGATGGCATTCAGAACGGTGGTTCTGACGGCATGGCCCTGTGCAGTGGAACCACGCTGATTCAGTTCCTGAGTTATGAAGGCACCCTGACTCCCACCAGTGGATGTGCAAGTGGTGTCACCAGCACCGACATTGGTGTTGCTGAGATCAGCACCACTCTTACGGGGTCCTCCCTGCAACTCACGGGCACAGGCAACAAATACAGCGATTTTACCTGGACGGGCCCCACTGCCAGCACCACAGGGGCAGTGAACACCGGACAGACCCTCAACTGA
- a CDS encoding glycoside hydrolase family 43 protein, with the protein MTYQNPVISGFHPDPSICRVGEDYYLVTSSFEYFPGVPLFHSRDLLNWRQIGNVLTRKSQLDFQKWSPSGGIFAPTLRHHEGTFYMVTTNVSGGGNFYVQTNDIAGDWSDPIWLEQGGIDPSLFFDDDGKVYLTSSWGKGWPSPPEILLEHEYWGIQQSEIDLQTGKCLTEPKVIWHGTGGRYPEGPHLYKMHGKYYLMIAEGGTERGHMITLARSDSPWGPWESCPHNPILTNRSLQSPHQALGHGDLVEAHDGSWWMVCLGIRPQGNPETAHLGRETHLVPVKWNAQGWPVVGDQGVLRQHSPLPEFPLHSWPAAEQEDFRGPDLHPKWVTLGHAPGGMYSLAERPGSLRLQGNAKCLDDGQGVAFLGTAQTQYTCDVSVHLDFVPLSEGEEAGITVWMNPQHHYDLLITLKNGARVACLRKRIDDLIVNTAGVALQEGPVTLKIQALPEKYTFLVMQPGTAEHVVGSGVPRYLSPEVAGGFTGVMLGLCATGNGKGQMPPAYFSKFRSQG; encoded by the coding sequence ATGACGTATCAGAACCCTGTGATTTCGGGCTTCCATCCTGATCCCAGCATCTGCCGGGTGGGGGAAGATTACTATCTGGTGACCAGTTCTTTTGAGTATTTTCCCGGGGTCCCTCTGTTTCACAGCCGGGACCTGCTGAACTGGCGACAGATCGGAAATGTGCTGACCCGCAAAAGCCAGCTGGACTTCCAGAAATGGAGCCCCTCTGGAGGCATTTTCGCTCCCACCCTCAGGCACCATGAGGGCACGTTTTACATGGTCACCACCAATGTCAGTGGAGGAGGCAACTTCTATGTCCAAACCAACGACATTGCAGGAGATTGGTCCGATCCCATCTGGCTGGAGCAGGGCGGAATCGATCCTTCCCTGTTCTTTGATGACGATGGCAAGGTGTACCTGACTTCAAGCTGGGGAAAGGGCTGGCCCTCCCCCCCTGAAATCCTGCTGGAGCATGAGTACTGGGGCATCCAGCAGAGCGAAATCGACCTGCAAACCGGCAAATGCCTCACCGAGCCGAAAGTGATCTGGCATGGCACCGGGGGGCGCTACCCGGAAGGCCCCCACCTGTACAAAATGCATGGCAAGTATTACCTGATGATTGCTGAAGGTGGGACGGAGCGGGGGCACATGATCACCCTGGCCCGCAGTGACTCACCATGGGGACCCTGGGAAAGTTGCCCCCACAATCCCATCCTGACCAACCGCAGCCTGCAAAGTCCCCATCAGGCGCTGGGACACGGTGATCTGGTGGAAGCGCACGATGGCAGCTGGTGGATGGTGTGTCTGGGCATCCGTCCACAAGGAAATCCTGAAACTGCCCACCTGGGCAGGGAAACCCATCTGGTGCCTGTGAAGTGGAACGCACAAGGCTGGCCTGTGGTTGGAGACCAGGGGGTTTTGCGGCAACACAGTCCTCTGCCGGAGTTTCCCCTGCACTCCTGGCCTGCAGCCGAGCAGGAGGACTTCCGGGGCCCAGACCTCCATCCAAAATGGGTCACTCTGGGCCATGCGCCAGGGGGGATGTACTCCCTGGCTGAGCGCCCTGGGAGCCTCAGGTTGCAGGGGAATGCAAAGTGTCTGGACGATGGACAGGGGGTTGCTTTTCTTGGCACCGCCCAGACACAGTACACCTGTGATGTGAGCGTTCACCTGGACTTTGTGCCTCTTTCAGAAGGCGAGGAAGCCGGAATCACCGTCTGGATGAACCCACAACACCACTACGACCTGCTCATCACCCTGAAAAACGGCGCACGGGTGGCCTGCCTGCGAAAACGCATCGATGACCTGATCGTGAACACAGCAGGCGTGGCACTGCAGGAAGGCCCTGTCACCCTCAAAATTCAGGCCCTGCCAGAAAAATACACTTTCCTGGTCATGCAGCCTGGAACTGCAGAACATGTGGTGGGCTCTGGCGTTCCCCGTTACCTCTCTCCAGAAGTGGCCGGAGGGTTTACTGGTGTGATGCTGGGTCTCTGTGCCACGGGAAATGGGAAGGGACAGATGCCGCCTGCGTACTTTTCAAAATTCAGGTCCCAGGGTTGA